The Calypte anna isolate BGI_N300 chromosome 2, bCalAnn1_v1.p, whole genome shotgun sequence genome includes a window with the following:
- the FAM49B gene encoding protein FAM49B isoform X1 — MGNLLKVLTCTDLEQGPNFFLDFENAQPTESEKEIYNQVNVVLKDAEGILEDLQSYRGAGHEIREAIQHPNDEKLQEKAWGAVVPLVGKLKKFYEFSQRLEAGLRGLLGALTSTPYSPTQHLEREQALAKQFAEILHFTLRFDELKMTNPAIQNDFSYYRRTLSRMRINNVPAEGENEVNNELANRMSLFYAEATPMLKTLSDATTKFVSENKNLPIENTTDCLSTMASVCRVMLETPEYRSRFTNEETVSFCLRVMVGVIILYDHVHPVGAFAKTSKIDMKGCIKVLKDQPPNSVEGLLNALRYTTKHLNDETTSKQIKSMLQ; from the exons ATGGGGAACCTTCTAAAAGTTTTGACATGCACAGACCTTGAGCAGGGGCCaaattttttccttgattttgaAA ATGCCCAACCTACAgaatctgaaaaggaaatttatAATCAGGTGAATGTAGTGTTAAAGGATGCAGAAGGAATACTGGAAGACTTGCAGTCATATAGAGGAGCTGGCCATGAGATACGAGAG GCAATTCAGCATCCTAATGATGAGAAGCTGCAAGAGAAAGCATGGGGTGCAGTTGTACCACTAGTAGGCAAACTAAAGAAATTCTATGAATTTTCTCAAAGACTAG AGGCAGGACTGCGTGGTCTGTTGGGAGCCCTGACCAGCACTCCTTATTCTCCAACGCAACACCTGGAGCGAGAGCAGGCTCTTGCTAAGCAGTTTgcagaaattcttcactttACACTCCGTTTTGATGAGCTCAAG ATGACAAATCCTGCTATACAGAATGACTTCAGCTACTATAGAAGAACCCTGAGCCGTATGAGGATTAACAATGTCCCA gcagagggagaaaatgaagtaaataaTGAGTTGGCAAACAGAATGTCTTTATTTTACGCAGAAGCAACGCCAATGTTGAAAACCTTAAGTGATGCTACAACAAAGTTTGTGTCAGAG AATAAAAATTTACCGATAGAAAATACTACAGATTGCTTAAGCACCATGGCCAGTGTGTGCAGGGTCATGCTGGAAACCCC tgaaTATAGAAGCAGGTTTACAAATGAGGAAACGGTATCGTTCTGTCTGAGGGTAATGGTGGGGGTCATCATACTCTATGACCACGTGCATCCGGTGGGCGCTTTTGCCAAAACTTCAAAAATTGAT aTGAAAGGATGCATCAAAGTTCTTAAGGACCAGCCTCCTAACAGTGTAGAAGGCCTTCTAAATGCTCTCAG gTACACAACAAAGCATTTGAATGATGAGACTACCTCCAAGCAAATTAAATCCATGTTGCAATAA
- the FAM49B gene encoding protein FAM49B isoform X2: protein MGNLIKVLTRDIDHNAAHFFLDFENAQPTESEKEIYNQVNVVLKDAEGILEDLQSYRGAGHEIREAIQHPNDEKLQEKAWGAVVPLVGKLKKFYEFSQRLEAGLRGLLGALTSTPYSPTQHLEREQALAKQFAEILHFTLRFDELKMTNPAIQNDFSYYRRTLSRMRINNVPAEGENEVNNELANRMSLFYAEATPMLKTLSDATTKFVSENKNLPIENTTDCLSTMASVCRVMLETPEYRSRFTNEETVSFCLRVMVGVIILYDHVHPVGAFAKTSKIDMKGCIKVLKDQPPNSVEGLLNALRYTTKHLNDETTSKQIKSMLQ, encoded by the exons ATGGGTAATCTCATTAAGGTGCTAACCAGGGACATTGACCACAATGCAGCAcattttttcttggattttgaAA ATGCCCAACCTACAgaatctgaaaaggaaatttatAATCAGGTGAATGTAGTGTTAAAGGATGCAGAAGGAATACTGGAAGACTTGCAGTCATATAGAGGAGCTGGCCATGAGATACGAGAG GCAATTCAGCATCCTAATGATGAGAAGCTGCAAGAGAAAGCATGGGGTGCAGTTGTACCACTAGTAGGCAAACTAAAGAAATTCTATGAATTTTCTCAAAGACTAG AGGCAGGACTGCGTGGTCTGTTGGGAGCCCTGACCAGCACTCCTTATTCTCCAACGCAACACCTGGAGCGAGAGCAGGCTCTTGCTAAGCAGTTTgcagaaattcttcactttACACTCCGTTTTGATGAGCTCAAG ATGACAAATCCTGCTATACAGAATGACTTCAGCTACTATAGAAGAACCCTGAGCCGTATGAGGATTAACAATGTCCCA gcagagggagaaaatgaagtaaataaTGAGTTGGCAAACAGAATGTCTTTATTTTACGCAGAAGCAACGCCAATGTTGAAAACCTTAAGTGATGCTACAACAAAGTTTGTGTCAGAG AATAAAAATTTACCGATAGAAAATACTACAGATTGCTTAAGCACCATGGCCAGTGTGTGCAGGGTCATGCTGGAAACCCC tgaaTATAGAAGCAGGTTTACAAATGAGGAAACGGTATCGTTCTGTCTGAGGGTAATGGTGGGGGTCATCATACTCTATGACCACGTGCATCCGGTGGGCGCTTTTGCCAAAACTTCAAAAATTGAT aTGAAAGGATGCATCAAAGTTCTTAAGGACCAGCCTCCTAACAGTGTAGAAGGCCTTCTAAATGCTCTCAG gTACACAACAAAGCATTTGAATGATGAGACTACCTCCAAGCAAATTAAATCCATGTTGCAATAA